A segment of the Entelurus aequoreus isolate RoL-2023_Sb linkage group LG23, RoL_Eaeq_v1.1, whole genome shotgun sequence genome:
AAATTATAAGCAAAAaattaatttagtgcaaattcataataacacataaaaacatagataaaatatataaaaataccaagcacacagctcacatgcacagtcattattgtcttgtgttcagcgacactattgctctcgggtaaaaagtgttcttaaatctgTTTCTCCAGCATTTTATTGTatcgagcaaaggctgtgaatacttatgtgcatgttattttttctcttttaattaattagcaaaaatgtttaaaaaataactttccacattgtcattatggggtattattgtctgtagaattgcgAGGacgcaaatagattttttttttccattttggctctaacataaaatgtggagagacacgttgtgaatactgtatttatagtatttcaAGTTGTATTGTTAAatttagtgttgaataataaaccATTTTTAATTGGTGGAATACATAAAAATCTGTGTATTAGTTTGAAAACAAGTCTGACCGTAACCGCCAGTATTTATTAATCATCACATGTCTAATTGATGTCCGAAGTTAAAAGTTCACACAGTTAGTAATACTTTAAAAATACTGGAGGTGCAGATAATATTTAAAGGCAGCTAAATACATGAGTAGTTTGGAGTCAGAATTTTGCTAAGCGGATGTCCCAGAATGCAACGGGACACTTCaattcagaatcagctttattggccaagtatgtttaacacacaaggaatttgacttggtagtcTATTCTGTTTTGgttcaatgcaaaaaataaagaaaaacgcaaCAACTATACGAGAGCGTGCAGTACCAATGACTGCCACCGGTGTTGTGTGTTCATTTTTGGCTAATTTGGGGCCCAAATCATTTATTGATATTTTAAGTGCGGCCAATCAGTGACTGTCTGTGAGCGCGTTCATGTTTGGGGAACTTTTGAATCACTGTGCCTCATGTAAAGCGCAGCACTTCTCTTAAAGCGACAGTACACTTGTTCATAATAATATGAACAAGTGTAtacactcacaagaaaccgaatagctttgtctttgacctttttttttttacttaaagaaagcaaattaacatattatatgagtatgttgtgttatgattatctttaaccgaatcacagcagtgctcaaattaaaaaacagcattccctctcatgtgatattgcttaattaacattaatgatgtgcactttaacaactaggcttacaactataccgaatatataaaggggtggaaaagtgactattacctgcagggcaaacattagctaaccagaaggcaataacaatgtaaacaaaaaacacctgcttaaaagatctaatacaaatgtccctgaggaatgtaaggtgggagtactactAATTACCtatcgttacattattattttccataacaatttagccccctccacaatattaacccgacgttaaaacagaactagctatttattgattagcaattgccgaatcatgtaacattagcttaatgctaaaaagccaggttactatcacattctgtaacagacaaataatttcatgtaggctaacgttacctacctgctacctctgtctttttctcgtttctcctcctcttcttttctattttttcttccctgggcacctgacagttttggccgttttgacatcttgtgttgattttttgatgtggtgacgtccaaaaagagtcatgatacgagaagggagggggtgcaccgtgcgggggaaggagggggcgtaatgttgtaacaaataatatttctattaaataggctttactttgcatttttaattaacatgggattatattttgtatttagaaataatagtaccaacttttttttttctccaacatttgtggcactggcgtggcgccccctgatggacggcgcccttagcatttgcctgtacggcctatgccacgggccggccctgctcttAAGGGAATGATATTTACAAATTAAAGACGATCTCAAATTTTGGGGGGATCTAAAGAAAATATATCTTATCAGATGGAAATTTGCATAGACTATATTTTACAGACTTTTCAGGATgttttgtgggcggccttattttacgtgcctccacttcgactgcgcctTCTCCCAACTAGCAATGGTATAGTTTTTTTAGTGCTTCCgtagcgagactactgacagataagttagaactgtacgctactttgtatcagaaatggcaacagcggaggatgctgTTAGAAAAATTGTATCTaggttatcacaaaactttgtgttacattgagttcccggcaagcagacaaaagctgtctttgatctaccaagaagaaggcttgtaaaactacactgtgtaggatgggaagcaacatggaggtattctgtttctttcatgtattgtaatcaacagaaagctgttgtcttgacccaagaactacaaaagcgtagaggaagcaggaccagactcccctccaggcgaccttttctgtgaactgttttacgaccttttctttgaactgttctgtaaccaaaggcaatggctgtttacgaccccccacccccttagaaacagctgttgccacgtaATCAGGGAGAGTCCAATTAAAAGAggcggcgtacaatctttcgccagagcgtggaacactgtccaagggtacagatgtacacgtttctcctcactgagccaaattgaattctgtctctgtttgattctttgcttcttgtcttgtttaatagatgccatcagtgtttgaacctgacagatgcatgtgcatgtacgagccagtctgtccCACAATAAGAGGATAGAGTAAAAGCAGGAGCTTAGTGACTGGAAAATTGGACTACAATGTCGAAGTCCCGCAAAGATGTAGCGTATTTGGAGATACCCGCTGACGTCACAGGACAGAGCAGactccaaacggctcgtttggagggaGTATgagggaaggcaagattattttataaatatctctgtgtGATGTAACATTATCAGGGAATGGGGATGGACTTTTATTTTTGTTGGAATAATtacgtgtaagttatcacaaaagtttCCGTTTTCGGAAACTTCCGGCGAGCAGACAGAtgtgctgtctttgttgtaccaagccaaaggcttgtaaaattccattgtgtacgatgggaagagacgggaggggttatctattgtgatccaaagacctgcccaagctcgatccaggaccagtccaagcccgaggcatctttttcttttgtgttaaagtgaccgaaaacaatggctgtttacatacaccccattcctttagaaacagttgttgttatgtaaacagggaaagtccaaataaaaagaggtggcgtacaatctttcgccagaggttacaggtcgacacgtttctcctcaattgagccaaattgaatcctgtctctgtttatttccctGCTacttgtctgttttaatagatgtcatcgatgtttgaacctgacaattttgaaagtggtttttcctccctcctgTAGTTTCCAGTAATTTCCGTACAGCGGTCAGACGCATATTAGAATAAACGCAGGATGATGACGATGGATGAGTGGTACAGTATATCTCCACATTGACACCATGTAAACAGACATTAGGTcagatttgtttaaaggcctactgaaatgaattttttttatttaaacggggatagcagatctattctatgtgtcatacttgatcatttcgcgatattgccatatttttgctgaaaggatttagtatagaacaacgacgataaagattgcaacttttggtatctgataaaaaaaaggcttgcccctaccggaagtagcgtgacgtagtcagttgaacatatacgcaaagttccctattgtttacaatgatggccgcatgaagtgagagagattcggaccgagaaagcgacaatttccccattaatttgagcgaggatgaaagatttgtggatgagtaaagtgcaagtgaaggactagtggggagttgaagctattcagatagggaagatgctgtgagagccgggggtgacctgatattcagctgggaatgactacaacagtaaataaacacaagacatatatatactctattagccacaacacaaccaggcttatatttaatatgccacaaattaatcctgcataaaaacacctgcgtgtttgttatgctagctcctagctcctctgctagctcctagctccatagaacacgccaatacaattcaaacacctgatcaacacacaccatcactcagcccaaaagaccgtttacctaacccaaggttcataaagcttatatatttttaaaaagttacgtacgtgacgcgcacatacggtcaagttatcgaatgtttagcagccaaggctgcatactcacggtacctgatattcagctgggaatgactacaacagtaaataaacacaagacatatatatactctattagccacaacacaaccaggcttatatttaatatgccacaaattaatcctgcataataacacctgcgtgtttgttatgctagctcctagctcctctgctagctcctagctccatagaacacgccaatacaattcaaacacctgatcaacacacacaatcactcagcccaaaagaccgttcacctaacccaaggttcataaagcttatatatttttaaaaagttacgtacgtgacgcgcacgtaggtacggtatgtgttatgctagctcctctgctagctcctagctccatagaacacgccaatacaattcaaacacatgatcaacacacacaatcactcagcccaaaagaccgttcacctaacccaaggttcataaagcttatatattttaaaaaagttacgtacatacgcaaaaaaaagccaaagctgcatactcacagtagcacgtctgcgtctttgtcctccaaatcaaagtaatcctggtaagagtctgtgttgtcccagttctctacaggcgtctgtgtatccaaatcaaaagtcctcctggttagagtctctgttatccgagttcttccatcttgactgcatctttcgggaatgtaaacaaagaagcgccggctgtgtactgttgtggctgactacgttcgaaaaatacgtccatttcgcaccgacaactttcttctttgcttgcttggcttccttctccataatgcaatgaacatgattgaaacagattcacgaacacagatgtccagaatactgtggaattatgaaatgaaaacagagctttttcgtattggcttcaatgtggaaggcatacccgtgttcgccgggctacgtcatgcgcatacgtcaaccctcagaggcgtttcgaaccggaagtttagcggcaaatttaaaatgtcactttataagttaacccggccgtattggcatgtgttataatgttaagatttcatcattgatatataaactatcagactgcgtggtcggtagtagtggctttcagtaggcctttaatttaagcAGAGATTCTAAACTGTGGTACGAGTACCAATAGTGGTACACCAACGAGTCATAtggttaaagtacagtgttttattttcctatatcccaacacagtgttactgttcaaactgtgtgtaatgttacagtggccagaaatatgaaatatatgttttaaataaaacctctgccttgattttaatgaatacttaggcctaatgtgctactgtattttaatgtcggtcattctggtcgtacttggagagccaagttttttaccCCGAGGTATTACTTGGTGAAAAACAGTTTGAGaaacactggactaaagtataaGTAAATCAAATAAAAAGCAGGAAGGCAGAAATatatctgattttaaaaattaaaaaaatggtatTTAATTTTAGACTTAGTcagactttaatgatccacaagggaaattgtgccacacagtagctcagttacaaaggttggaaagggtaaggatggaaaggataatgcacaaagGGCACAAAAAGGgcgaaaacaaaaaggtataaagtagactgaaaatgtaccatagtagcaatataagatataacatatgtaatatttacatattatatacacacatatatatatatatatatacatatatatatatatatatatatatatatatatatatatatatatatatatatatatatatatatatatatatatatatatatatatatatatataaacttgggCTTTTGTCCACAATGTCCAAAGTCAGAAAGTCGTGCCTTCAGAAAATGAGGGTCAGGCGATTCATTATGGTCCATTTCGGctgtaaataacaaataaaataaataataatgtcagtgTCTCAGAGACAAAATTAACCAATATTTATTGATGAAAAACAATTTGACTACAAAAGACATATGTGTAAGTCAATGATATGACGTGGAAAAGGGGGAGGATTAAATAAGCATTGCTTCTTTCTATTCATTTTTGGACACGTTgtgaagaaaatgtaaaaaaaaaaagtgatacatCATTTTGAAactgtatgtatgtttaaatAAAATCACTCTGTATCTGACAAATAttaaatcttaaaaaaacaaacattgaaaataaaatcaaAGAATGCCAAACTAATGTCAATTTTATGGCAGCAAAAagatttgtcaaaaaaaaagtttacccagATGTATTTATTATGCTGCTTACTCTCATTCCACACCTGCAAGGATTATTCAAATGATAAattcatacatccatccattttctaccgcttgtcccttttgggttcgcggggtgtgctgaagcctatctcagctgcacatgggcagaaggcggtgtacaccctggacaagtcgccacctcatcacagggcaaatTCCTTTGCCGAAATAAGTCATGATGTTAAAAGATAGCAACATGCTTAAAGAATATAACAATGGAGGACACAAAATGATAGATTTTCATTGTTTAAATGTGACTCTGAAGTTGAATTGGTTGAAATCCTGGATggaaaaattgcgactcttttggTTCTgcccagaaaatgtatatttgttcAACTTCCTGCCACCTTATCAGACATTCACAAGCAGATTTGAACTTATTGGAAGATGTTGTCCACGCAACTTCTCACCTCACCGCATTGCAATATGGAATAAGCTTTATTTAGAAATATAATATTATAAAGACTGGATGCATGGACAAATATTGgatattattaataaacaagggAACTGGCTTCACTATGAGCAACATTTCACTTCAATCCAGCAATTTTTAAACGTAAACAATTGCACAGAACACAATTagaagattttttatttttgcttagAAACATCTCTGTACTTTTCATCACTTCCACAACTGTTTATACACAATGTTTCATGAAAAATACACCAACTATTTGATCGGATCATGTCAATCTCCATCCAGccaaacaaaacaataacaatatacttTCTACGTTTGatagacacattttaaaatatttatagcTTCCATCACTGAAAGTCACTTTGAGACCACAGACAATATTTATCCATGTACaacacatatttatttgattaaattaaattgtatttgctGCGCTTCTCCCAAACTAAAAAAAGGAACTTTTGTgtcttgtaaaaaataaatgtaaatatatgacAACTTCCAAGCATAATTgcgtttaaattgtatttaaaatccTATAAAATGATGAAAACCAAATAATGCACAAATTATATTGTAATTGTGTGAATTTATTTTGTAAAGAACGCTTTTTTAAACAATAATTATGTTTGTTcaatagtattttttatttattttgtattttgcttTTATGTGTACTTTTCTGTTGCTGCCATATTTGTAGTGATTGCACTGACTTTTGCAAATTATTGCCACGTTTGTGTGTAAATAAAGTATGAAAAAGACTCCGGTTTTGGGACCCGGTTGAAAACATATCAACAACAACAGCGCATGTGCATTCAAAGTATTTAGACAGCGACAATAATTGTACAGCAGAACAATTTTAATGAAATAACAGCTTCAAATTTGAATTTGGAACGATGTGGATGGATACTTAATTTAATTTCTGGAGTGTTGccatatgtttgtttgtaaataAAGTTTGAAAAATACTCCAGTTTTGGGACTCTGTTGAGgatataacaacaacaacaacgcatgTGCAATTTCTAGAGTGTAGTCGCTTATTTGAAGCTTTCTTTTATAAAGCGTTGGTtacataaaaaaacgatactctTATTTTGGAGAAACTGCCTTTAAGGAAGGAACGGTAGTTGCTTACTTAGCGCATGCGCACATAGATCGGGCAGGAGAACTTAACAGGATCGTAGCAGAGCAGTGTGGTCTTTAAATATCCATTAATTCCTTATTTTCTACGTTTTTAATTACACGTCTACCCAATTAAAAACTACACTTTATTAGTTCTTCCCGTCAGCATAAACTCCACTCGTCTACATCAACTTCGACGCTTCTcaggctagcttagcttgctagttagcttagcgtgCTAACTagctgctagttagcttagcgtgCTAACTAGCTTAGCATGCTGGCTGCTAACAAAGACATATGGACGTCAGCAGAGATCGGCGATAGGAGTTGGTTGTGCTGAAATGGGTGCAAAGTGTTGCGATTGTGTGAACAGTCAACGATAGCGGAGTAGTAGAGGAGGAACTTTCTGGAATAAAaaaaggagaaggagcgacaacatcaacagcTGGACGCCGTTTTCAAGAAACTTACACAgagcaggtttgtttacttcttactctcccATGTTCACTAACACTTGGAATAACTTCACCGAATGAAGGAGCATTGTCGAGAAATGGAAGTTAGATATTTGGTTAATGGAAattaaaaaagggacaagcggtaggtcgagtcgccagaagaaagccatcactccaaatgactttgttccagaagttttgaggcttgtctctgtgctgtttggcgtaatgtaagcgggatactttgtgacatttgcacagaaattgcttttttctggcgactcgaccatgcagcccatttttcttcaagtgcctccttattgtgcatcttgaaacagccacaccacaatttttcagagagtcctgtatttcagctgaagttatttgtggatttttctttgtatctcgaacaattttcctggcagttgtggctgaaatctttgctggactacctgaatccctcattttccacttcttaatcagcgtttcaacactgctgattggcattctcaattccttggatatctttttatacccctttcctgttgtatgcagttcaattaccttatcttgcagatcctttgacaattattttgccttccccatgactcagaatccagaaacatgtgtgcagcactggatgaaagatgcaatggtctgtcagaagcccagaaactcactgaccttttatacacacacattaattacaaacaaacatgtcacaggtgaggattggaaccttgattagccattcaaacctgtctgtgtcaacttttgtgcatgttatcagatcaaagtcactggggtatgtaaacttttgatcagggtcatttgggtactttcttttgccattgtgatttaaaaagagtaaacacagttgtttgtcaaaaaatagcttcacacaaccattaagcatgagtggaagaaaggtttttgggttatcattcatattctctgaagaatggccaataaatcatacattttcccagggtatgtaaacttatgagcacgactgtatatatatatatatatatatatatatatatatatatatatatatatatatatatatatatatatatatatatatatatatatatatatgtatgtatatatatatatatatatatatatatatatatatgtatgtatatatatatatatatatatatgtatatatatatgtatgtatatatatatatatatatatgtatatatatgtatgtatatatatatatatatgtatatatatatatatatatatatatatgtatatatatatatatatgtatgtatatatatatatatatatatgtatatatatatatgtatatatgtatatatgtatatatatatatatgtatatatgtatatatgtatatatatatatatatatatatgtatatatgtatatatatatatatatatatatatatatatatatatatatatatatatatatatatatatatatatatatatatgtgtatatatatatatatatatatatatatgtgtgtgtgtgtgtgtatatgtatatatatatatatatatgtgtgtgtgtgtatatgtatgtatgtatatgtatatatatatgtatatatatatatatgtatatatatgtatatgtttatatatatgtatatgtatatatgtacatatatatgtatatgtatatatatatacatatatgtatatatgtacatatatatgtatatatatgtatatttatatatatatgtatatatatatgtatatatatatatatatatatatatatatatatatatatatatatatatatatatatatatgtaagtatttatatatatatgtatgtatgtatatatgtgtatatatatatttttttagatatatatgtcatattattcatattattattattttgcgccattttgtgggcggtcttatttacctccctccacttcgacagcctcttctccccgtcatctttgttgtagcggtgtagcgtgcaaggacgggagtggaagaagtgtcaaaagatggagctaactgttttaatgacattcagacattcaataacggagcagcatctcttcacccggaaacaacaacacccgtgaaaaaccgtccgaccggaactctaatatctaaagttccttgggtgaataaggtaaactcactacaccggtatattttagtgcttccatggcaagtttactgacagagtaagtaagaactttacactactttatattaaaaatggcaacaacggaggatgaatgtcccataacaagacgacagaaaaaagaagaagcttatcaactacggcgtcGTCACGAACTGCAAAGGTGGACACACGCaattttttaggatttatgcagaccccaaatacagataagcagggaccagaaggtaagaaaagttgcttttgcataatattgcgatacAAAACGCcacataatgtcttaccttatacacacaccataataatactcatatgttgaagcacatcaagctgtgtggcttcatagcttaccaaagtcgtaccaaaacattttgatagatttttgagcgccgtgtgtaatgttctatattttcaatggaacatataaaatgttgatgttgtttacttgagtcttattgctatcatagtgcagtctatacgcatctcttatgtttgactgccatgtactggtcacccttattacaccatgtaccaaataaaatcgcttcaaggtgggtaagctcaaccaaactcatTCCTTGTTagaaggcgcaccgggttataaggcgcactgtcgagttttatggaaaaaaataattttaagtgcaccctatagtccggaaaatacggtgtacaGTTACAAGGTTTACATCACATGCTTACATTTTCACATTCTAACATGTCCGATTGGATATTAGTCCAATCAGCCaggaccttgaaggtagaaaagcgctatacaagtataacccatttatcatttatttataacaactGGATCAAGATGAGATTTTTTCAGAATAGGTTTGATGTCAGCCTCTTTCAATGACTTTAAAATACATATTGATCAAATTGAATTCAGCTGTGGAAaaattgttttcctttttatgtAAGGTTTTACTGCTAGTGTTTATTCATGACTTGTAGTATGCTTTGTTGTTCCCTGATTTGCGGTCTGgtttagagatatccgataatatcagactgccagtattatcggccgataaatgctttaaaatgtaatatcggaaattatcagtatcggtttcaaaaagtaaaatgtatgactttttaaaacgccgctgtgtacacggacgtaaggagaagtacagagcgccaataaaccttaaaggcactgcctttgcgtgccggcccagtcacataatatctacggcttttcacacacacaagtgaatgcaacgcatacttggtcaacagccatacaggtcacactgagggtaaccgtataaacaactttaacactgttacaaacatgcgccacactgtgaacccacaccaaacaagaatgacaaacacatttcgggagaacatccacaccgtaacacaacagaacaaatacccagaaccccttgcagcactaactcttccgggacactacaatatacaccccacctcctcaaccccgcccacctcagtctcctcatgctctctctgggagagcatgtcccaaattccaagctgctgttttgaggcatgttaaaaaaaataatgcactttgtgacttcaataataaatatggcagtgccatgttggcatttttttccataacttgagttgatttattttggaaaaccttgttacattgtttaatgcatccagcggggcttcacaacaaaattaggcataataatgtgttaattccacgactgtatatatcggtatcggttgatatcggaatcagtaattaagagttaaaaaatatcggaatatcggatatcggcaaaaaagccattatcggacatctctattatggTTATGACATCTTGATTGTAAACGTGGTAACTAATGAGGTCCTCGGAAACATTATCAGAATATATGCTGGCGTGACTGAACAAAGCTGGACTTTTTCTAAAccatgtttgtcttcttgtgtcccgcagacgtctgtgaagaataTCTTCTCCCTGAGCAGCAGGAGTGGACCTCCGGGATGGCGCAGGAAGATCTGcagccccctcacattaaagtggaagaggaggagccacagacacctcactttaaagaggaagatgaggaaCACCGCATCAGTCAAGAGGGGGAGAATCTTAAATGgctggaggaggttgatgtcaccaagatgccagtgactggtgtccctgtgaagagtgaaggtgatgaggtcaaaggtgaaagtgaggagaagagagaggcggagcctccaagcagcagctcaactcaacacatgacaacagaagctgatggagaccactgtggaggatcacaagcagacaagctcttagctccactatcagatagtgaggacacaacgtcacactctcctgacactgatgatgaagactctaaagatgataagacatgtcacactgacaacacacacctgACGTGTTCTCACTGCGACAAAACCTTTCATCACCGTTGTaatctgaaaagacacatgaggatacacaccggagaaaaacccttCTCCTGCTCAATCTGCCACCAAAGCTATTGCGACCAGTCGACGCTTGTAAGACACATGATGACACACACCGGGGAGAAGCGTTTCGTTTGTGCAGTGTGTGGTAAACGATTTGCGAGGAAATGTAGGCTGCAAtcgcacatgagaatacacactggtgaaaaaccttttacctgTTCAGTCTGCGGTAAAGGTATTTCAGAAAAAGACAAGTTAAAAATACACATGCGAATACACACCTGTGAAAAGCCTTTCATCTGCTCAgtgtgtggtaaaggttttgcacggAAATACAAATTGAAATCCCACATGAAAATACACACCGGTGAAAAACCTTTTCCTTGTTCGGTGTGTGGTAAAGGTTTTTCAGAAAACGACAAGttaaaaatacacatgagaatacacactcgTGAAAAGCCTTTTATCTGTTTAATGTGTAGTAAAGGTTTCGCACGGAAAGACAcgttgaaaatacac
Coding sequences within it:
- the LOC133640397 gene encoding zinc finger protein OZF-like translates to MAQEDLQPPHIKVEEEEPQTPHFKEEDEEHRISQEGENLKWLEEVDVTKMPVTGVPVKSEGDEVKGESEEKREAEPPSSSSTQHMTTEADGDHCGGSQADKLLAPLSDSEDTTSHSPDTDDEDSKDDKTCHTDNTHLTCSHCDKTFHHRCNLKRHMRIHTGEKPFSCSICHQSYCDQSTLVRHMMTHTGEKRFVCAVCGKRFARKCRLQSHMRIHTGEKPFTCSVCGKGISEKDKLKIHMRIHTCEKPFICSVCGKGFARKYKLKSHMKIHTGEKPFPCSVCGKGFSENDKLKIHMRIHTREKPFICLMCSKGFARKDTLKIHMRTHTGEKPYSCPCCNISICDREALVAHIRRHTGEKPFTCSVCGKDFIENKRLKRHMRTHTGEKVFSCSVCDEKFSYKYQLQKHKCAGENSSSK